In a genomic window of Salmo trutta chromosome 32, fSalTru1.1, whole genome shotgun sequence:
- the LOC115171991 gene encoding uncharacterized protein KIAA1522-like, with amino-acid sequence MSHISVNDHLEGILSDFEALKRSFDVDDVDELPPFSPSSPVPSPLSSTSLLNKTNEGRGFPTSNSGSPAFRSRISLGTNPSPAQSPVFKSRMVSSLSFNRAMNRPTINNNGGSSGGITRASSFQNKFNPKGFSSSLSGPGSDNDSLHSSSSSLDYSIQGGGGEGGGAVPPGKPGCLSYFTGPQMEQRPGQQRGVGLGMGKQFSSHGSVFHSELEGPMGLGAPEPRGVSHGSMPSLDLQIGEGGGGVMGVRGAGGGGVRYGNANVGLNGGSQRHYNTSPFGKEGCYSPNQNHNSYQAQPKPKETQRLNKFPLDLDSLVGVKTPQPSPRPPPSSDPPKPPPRAHYPSSLSVSASPSLSSLDSSGGDLTPLPAANHHLSYNNINPSLPRSPPPTSPPGAKPVPKVSLSPVPLSPAQTPQLNLLSPRPQIGHLAPSTPLPLEHTQPQEMMSERESVGSILQRIASFSRPDAMTTTGVPSAASVLSGVALSNGVKKESPPPMMRQERVSSPPPSPLPVAVQRQGLKRVQGKHFKIDMVTGPTLLTARLPADHIGHSLTFS; translated from the coding sequence CTTTGAAAAGATCCTTCGACGTCGATGATGTGGACGAGcttcctcccttctccccctcctcccccgttccctcccccctctcctccacctccctcctcaacAAGACCAACGAGGGTCGAGGGTTCCCCACCTCCAACAGCGGCTCCCCTGCCTTCCGCTCCCGGATCAGTCTTGGTACCAACCCCAGCCCTGCCCAGAGCCCTGTATTCAAGTCCCGCATGGTCTCCAGTCTGTCCTTCAACAGAGCCATGAACAGACCCACCATCAACAACAATGGAGGGAGCTCCGGAGGCATCACCAGGGCCTCTTCCTTCCAGAACAAGTTCAACCCTAAgggtttctcctcctctctctctggcccagGCAGCGATAATGATAGTCTCCATAGCTCCTCTTCTAGTCTGGACTATTCCAtccagggaggtggaggagaaggaggaggagcggTACCTCCAGGCAAGCCAGGGTGTCTGTCCTACTTCACCGGCCCACAGATGGAGCAGCGTCCTGGGCAGCAGCGTGGCGTGGGCCTGGGGATGGGGAAGCAGTTCTCTTCCCATGGGAGTGTGTTTCACTCTGAGCTAGAGGGGCCTATGGGGCTGGGAGCTCCAGAGCCCAGGGGAGTCAGCCACGGATCCATGCCCAGTCTGGACCTCCAGATCGGGGAAGGAGGAGGCGGGGTGATGGGGGTGCGGGGggctggaggtggaggggtgaggTATGGCAACGCCAATGTGGGTTTGAATGGCGGATCCCAGCGCCATTATAACACCAGTCCCTTTGGGAAGGAAGGATGCTACTCTCCCAATCAGAACCACAACAGCTACCAGGCCCAGCCCAAACCCAAAGAGACGCAGCGTCTCAACAAGTTTCCCCTGGATCTAGACAGTCTGGTGGGGGTGAAGACGCCCCAGCCCAGCCCCCGTCCTCCCCCCTCGTCTGACCCCCCTAAACCTCCCCCCAGAGCACACTATCCCAGCAGCCTCTCTGTCTCAGCTAGCCCATCCCTCAGCAGTCTGGACAGCTCCGGTGGTGACCTCACTCCTCTTCCCGCCGCCAACCACCACCTCTCCTACAACAACATCAACCCCTCCCTCCCCCGCTCTCCCCCACCTACCTCCCCCCCGGGGGCCAAGCCTGTCCCTAAGGTGAgcctgtcccctgtccccctgtcccccgcCCAGACCCCTCAGCTCAACCTGCTCTCCCCCAGACCTCAGATAGGACACCtggccccctccacccccctgccaCTGGAGCACACTCAGCCACAGGAAatgatgtcagagagagaaagcgtgGGTTCCATCCTGCAGAGGATCGCTTCCTTCTCCCGTCCCGACGCCATGACGACCACCGGGGTTCCAAGCGCTGCCAGTGTTCTGAGCGGGGTTGCCCTTAGCAACGGGGTGAAGAAGGAGAGCCCACCACCGATGATGCGTCAGGAGCGTGTTTCCTCACCTCCACCATCACCTCTCCCTGTGGCGGTGCAGAGACAGGGGCTAAAGAGAGTGCAAGGTAAGCATTTTAAAATTGacatggttactggcccaacgctcttaaccgctaggctacctgccgaccacATAGGTCATTCACTAacgttttcatag